One segment of Nostoc flagelliforme CCNUN1 DNA contains the following:
- a CDS encoding DUF362 domain-containing protein, producing the protein MQTQKPSVSLIRATSYEREALRESLVILLEPFGGMAAFVKKGDRVLLKPNLLTGTRPGKECITRAELVYEVAQMVIEVGGKPFLGDSPAFGSARGVAVANGYLPILEELNLPIIDFHGQRYQTVSDNFNHLRLSKEAMEADVVINLPKVKSHMQLTLTLGVKNLFGCVPGKMKAWWHMEAGKDANRFGEMLVETARAINPNLTILDGIIAHEGNGPSNGEPRQLGILAAASDIFALDRAMVEILNVPPEQVPTVAASQRLGVCPELAAIEFPHLNPDLLKIQDWRLPDKLMPIDFGMPRVIKSTFKHLYTRFIKEPMSIYGRE; encoded by the coding sequence ATGCAGACTCAAAAACCATCTGTTAGTCTTATTCGGGCTACATCTTACGAACGAGAGGCTTTACGAGAATCCTTAGTGATTCTCCTGGAACCTTTTGGAGGAATGGCAGCGTTTGTGAAAAAAGGCGATCGCGTTTTACTCAAACCGAATCTACTTACAGGTACGCGTCCTGGTAAAGAGTGTATCACCCGTGCCGAACTAGTTTACGAAGTTGCCCAGATGGTAATTGAAGTTGGCGGTAAGCCATTTTTGGGCGATAGTCCTGCTTTTGGCAGTGCCAGGGGCGTAGCAGTAGCAAACGGCTATTTGCCTATTTTAGAAGAACTCAATCTTCCCATCATCGATTTTCATGGTCAGCGTTACCAAACTGTCAGTGACAATTTTAACCATCTGCGACTGTCTAAAGAAGCAATGGAAGCAGATGTAGTGATTAACTTACCTAAAGTGAAATCACACATGCAATTGACATTAACACTGGGCGTAAAAAACTTGTTTGGTTGCGTTCCCGGTAAAATGAAAGCTTGGTGGCACATGGAAGCAGGAAAAGACGCGAATAGATTTGGTGAAATGTTAGTAGAAACTGCCAGGGCAATTAACCCTAACTTAACCATATTAGATGGCATCATTGCTCATGAAGGAAATGGCCCCAGTAATGGCGAACCTCGCCAACTCGGCATTTTAGCAGCCGCATCAGATATATTTGCCTTAGATCGGGCAATGGTAGAAATCCTCAATGTTCCTCCTGAACAAGTGCCTACAGTTGCAGCTTCTCAAAGGCTAGGAGTTTGTCCAGAACTAGCTGCCATAGAGTTTCCGCATTTAAATCCTGACTTATTAAAAATACAAGATTGGCGGCTACCAGACAAGTTGATGCCCATCGATTTTGGTATGCCCCGCGTAATTAAATCTACGTTTAAGCATCTTTACACCCGATTTATCAAGGAACCAATGAGTATTTATGGAAGGGAGTAG
- a CDS encoding aspartate ammonia-lyase yields MTEHTDSQFRIERDSMGDRQISSSLYYGIQTLRAIENFPISGIKPLYTYVDAGLIIKKATALVNGELNCIPQDISQAIIQATDEILAGKFRDQFVVDVYQAGAGTSHHMNVNEVLANRALEILGEEKGNYKRVSPNDHVNYGQSTNDVIPTAIRIGGLLALSKTLHPAIDGAIASLENKAVEFQDIVKSGRTHLQDAVPVRLGENFRAWAQILAEHQNRIYTASGDLMVLGLGGSAAGTGLNTHPLYRARVVEVLSELIDTPLEPAPHLMAAMQSMAPFVNVSGALRNLAQDLVKISHDLRLMDSGPKTGLKEIQLPPVQPGSSIMPGKYNPVMAEMTSMVCFQVMGYDSAIALAAQAGQLELNVMMPLIAYNLIHSIEILGNTIAALTERCIQGITANQERCLAYAEGSLALVTALNTHIGYLNAAAVAKESLETGKSLRQIVLERGLMSEVDLATVLNLEQMSAILPLRTE; encoded by the coding sequence ATGACTGAACACACAGACTCTCAATTCCGCATCGAACGCGATTCGATGGGCGATCGCCAAATTTCTAGTAGCCTTTATTACGGCATTCAAACGCTGCGGGCTATAGAAAACTTCCCTATTAGCGGCATAAAGCCTTTATATACTTACGTAGATGCTGGATTAATAATTAAAAAAGCTACAGCACTTGTGAATGGGGAACTGAATTGCATTCCCCAAGATATTAGTCAGGCGATTATCCAAGCAACTGATGAAATCCTGGCTGGGAAGTTCCGGGATCAATTTGTCGTAGATGTTTATCAGGCGGGTGCTGGAACATCCCACCACATGAATGTCAACGAAGTTTTGGCAAATCGCGCCTTAGAAATTCTTGGTGAAGAAAAGGGCAATTACAAACGTGTTAGTCCCAATGACCACGTTAACTATGGGCAGTCTACCAATGATGTGATTCCTACCGCAATTCGCATTGGTGGATTATTGGCATTATCCAAGACATTACACCCAGCAATAGATGGTGCGATCGCATCCTTAGAAAACAAAGCTGTAGAATTTCAAGATATCGTCAAATCTGGCAGAACCCACTTACAAGACGCAGTACCCGTGCGTTTGGGTGAGAATTTTCGGGCTTGGGCGCAAATTCTTGCAGAACATCAAAACCGAATTTACACCGCCTCTGGTGATTTGATGGTGCTGGGTTTGGGAGGTAGTGCAGCCGGAACGGGGTTAAATACTCATCCTTTGTATCGCGCCCGTGTGGTAGAAGTTCTTTCAGAATTGATTGATACTCCTTTAGAACCTGCACCCCATCTTATGGCAGCCATGCAAAGTATGGCACCATTTGTAAATGTTTCCGGCGCTTTACGCAACTTAGCGCAGGATTTAGTCAAAATATCTCATGATTTACGACTGATGGATTCGGGGCCAAAAACTGGTTTGAAAGAAATTCAACTGCCTCCAGTGCAACCCGGTTCCTCAATTATGCCAGGGAAATATAACCCAGTCATGGCAGAGATGACATCAATGGTATGCTTTCAGGTGATGGGTTACGACAGTGCGATCGCATTAGCCGCACAAGCCGGACAATTAGAATTAAATGTGATGATGCCACTAATTGCCTATAACCTAATTCACAGTATCGAAATTCTGGGTAATACCATCGCTGCACTCACCGAACGCTGCATCCAGGGAATTACTGCGAACCAAGAACGTTGTTTAGCTTATGCCGAAGGCAGTTTAGCTTTAGTAACCGCACTAAATACCCACATCGGTTATTTAAATGCCGCAGCTGTCGCCAAAGAATCTTTAGAAACTGGTAAATCCCTGCGGCAAATTGTCCTAGAACGCGGGTTGATGAGTGAAGTAGACCTAGCTACAGTGTTAAATCTAGAACAAATGAGTGCTATCTTACCGCTCAGAACAGAATAA
- the pgsA gene encoding CDP-diacylglycerol--glycerol-3-phosphate 3-phosphatidyltransferase, which produces MTIPNCITFSRLLGIPFLLYGLYNPTPQAQWICLAIFLIAALTDWLDGYLARKLNQISELGKFLDPLVDKLLVLAPLLVFIELGKVPAWGVFLILARELAIAGWRVNQTTITGANIWGKLKTVGQIVAIALLIAPLGEVWQTPSLIAFWISVALTLISGGIYLLPQNPTKENPQLDTKRT; this is translated from the coding sequence ATGACCATACCCAACTGCATTACCTTCTCTCGTCTATTAGGGATACCATTTCTGCTTTACGGTTTATATAATCCCACACCTCAAGCTCAGTGGATATGTTTGGCGATTTTTCTCATTGCGGCGTTAACTGATTGGTTAGACGGCTATTTGGCGCGGAAACTCAACCAAATTAGTGAGTTGGGTAAGTTTCTTGATCCCTTAGTGGATAAACTTCTAGTACTAGCGCCGTTGCTGGTTTTTATTGAATTAGGAAAAGTGCCAGCTTGGGGAGTGTTTTTGATTTTAGCGCGGGAATTAGCGATCGCTGGTTGGCGGGTGAATCAAACGACGATTACGGGGGCGAATATTTGGGGTAAACTCAAAACTGTTGGTCAAATAGTTGCGATCGCACTTTTGATTGCGCCTCTGGGTGAAGTGTGGCAAACTCCCTCTCTGATTGCTTTTTGGATTTCTGTCGCCCTAACTTTAATATCTGGGGGTATTTATCTTTTACCGCAAAATCCAACTAAAGAAAATCCACAGTTAGATACAAAGCGAACCTAA
- a CDS encoding S66 peptidase family protein, translated as MPFKILPPPLKPGDLLRVITPSGALREFEALERSVEIWRSRGYRVEISPQIDDKWGYLAGTDETRRHQLAAAWQDPDCRGILCARGGFGSTRILEDWNWSNLAVPKWLIGFSDVTALLWSLYTAGISGVHGPVLTTLVDESDWSIERLFDWVESSSFAPLKGCGWGGGVVTGTLLPGNLTVATHLLGTPILPHLDGVILALEDITEAPYRIDRMLTQWRLSGALSQVCGIALGGFTRCEAPPTVSSFSVEEVLRDRLGDLGIPIVSDLPFGHDSPNAALPVGIEVILDGDAGILAMPTAASYAP; from the coding sequence ATGCCATTCAAAATTTTACCACCGCCCCTAAAACCTGGAGACTTACTACGAGTAATTACCCCTAGTGGTGCTTTGCGAGAATTTGAAGCATTAGAACGGAGTGTAGAAATTTGGCGATCGCGTGGTTATCGAGTAGAAATCAGTCCTCAGATAGATGACAAGTGGGGTTATCTTGCAGGCACAGACGAAACCCGCCGCCACCAATTAGCAGCAGCATGGCAAGATCCTGATTGCCGTGGTATTCTTTGCGCCAGAGGCGGTTTTGGCAGCACCCGTATTTTAGAAGATTGGAATTGGTCAAACTTAGCGGTTCCCAAGTGGCTCATAGGCTTTTCTGATGTCACAGCTTTATTATGGAGCCTTTATACAGCAGGCATTTCCGGCGTTCACGGCCCCGTGCTGACGACTTTGGTAGATGAGTCAGATTGGTCAATTGAGAGATTATTTGATTGGGTAGAAAGTAGTTCTTTCGCCCCTCTCAAAGGTTGCGGTTGGGGTGGTGGTGTTGTAACAGGCACTTTATTACCAGGTAATCTCACAGTCGCTACTCACCTTTTGGGTACACCAATCCTGCCACATCTGGATGGTGTAATTCTAGCGTTGGAAGATATTACAGAAGCACCTTATCGCATCGATAGGATGCTGACACAGTGGCGCTTAAGTGGTGCTTTGTCTCAAGTCTGCGGTATTGCTTTGGGCGGTTTTACTCGCTGTGAAGCGCCGCCAACTGTATCTAGCTTTAGTGTAGAAGAAGTATTGCGCGATCGCTTGGGTGATTTGGGCATTCCGATTGTTTCTGATTTGCCTTTTGGTCATGATAGTCCCAATGCAGCCTTACCAGTGGGTATAGAGGTAATTTTAGATGGGGATGCGGGAATATTAGCGATGCCTACGGCGGCAAGCTACGCGCCATAA
- a CDS encoding glycosyltransferase family 4 protein: MSTPIGSLGSGLGGGVELTISNIAKEMLRRGHEVKIVAPQGSVSSSLPIKEIPGELQIPAQNQTRTEPIFIPKNSVLANMWDYARQVQTDYDVIVNFAYDWLPLYLTPFFNRPIAHLISMGSLTDVMDHIIEQVANNFPGTIGVHGQTQAATFTFADKCRCLVNGMDLSVYQFCSQPGSDLAWVGRIAPEKGLEDAVAAAKITGIPMKIFGLIQDVPYWEQICQEYPDAPIEYRGFLPTDELQQELGQCRALLITPRWIEAYPNVALEALACGVPLISYRRGGLTEIIQEGKTGFLVEPDSVQGLVEAIKRLDELDRQACRQKAETEYSLEAMGDRVEQWFQKILKK; the protein is encoded by the coding sequence ATGTCCACTCCAATTGGTTCACTAGGCTCAGGATTGGGTGGCGGAGTGGAGTTGACCATCTCTAACATTGCCAAAGAAATGCTGCGGCGAGGACACGAAGTAAAAATTGTCGCACCTCAGGGGTCTGTTAGCAGTTCATTACCTATTAAAGAAATCCCTGGAGAACTCCAGATCCCAGCCCAAAATCAGACTCGCACTGAGCCAATTTTTATCCCAAAAAATTCTGTTCTGGCGAATATGTGGGATTATGCTCGCCAAGTGCAAACAGATTATGATGTGATTGTGAATTTTGCTTATGATTGGCTGCCGCTGTATTTAACACCATTCTTTAACCGTCCGATCGCACATCTGATCAGTATGGGTTCTTTAACAGATGTTATGGATCACATAATTGAACAGGTAGCAAATAACTTTCCAGGTACTATTGGTGTTCATGGTCAAACCCAGGCCGCTACTTTTACATTTGCAGATAAATGTAGATGTTTAGTAAATGGCATGGATTTGTCTGTTTATCAGTTTTGCAGTCAACCTGGTTCTGACTTGGCTTGGGTAGGTCGCATAGCACCAGAAAAAGGGCTAGAAGATGCTGTAGCAGCAGCCAAAATTACGGGTATACCGATGAAAATCTTTGGATTAATACAGGATGTACCCTACTGGGAGCAAATTTGTCAGGAATATCCTGATGCTCCGATAGAATACAGAGGATTCTTACCAACAGACGAACTTCAACAAGAATTAGGTCAGTGTCGAGCATTATTAATCACTCCCAGATGGATAGAGGCTTATCCTAATGTGGCACTAGAGGCGCTTGCTTGCGGTGTGCCTTTGATTAGTTATCGTCGGGGTGGTTTAACAGAAATTATCCAAGAAGGCAAAACTGGCTTTTTGGTGGAACCTGATAGTGTCCAAGGTTTGGTAGAAGCTATTAAGCGTCTGGATGAACTTGACCGCCAAGCTTGTCGTCAGAAAGCAGAAACTGAATACTCTTTAGAAGCTATGGGCGATCGCGTAGAACAATGGTTTCAAAAAATCCTGAAAAAATGA
- a CDS encoding class I SAM-dependent methyltransferase, with amino-acid sequence MVSSTTPYFLSGLLENSFNFKHHLQDFLHLDPETVETKLAAEKEEIKSLGHKDFNWQEASAFYRDKVGELYLFELGAWHLSSHEYIGDMLRLIADSAQGRVLDFGGGIGTHALGAALCPQVEQVIYYDINPINRDFVQYRAEKMGLDKKIVFALEMPEKEKFDTILCFDVLEHLLDPSQQLLQFYQALKSDGKMIVNWYFFKGFNQEYPFHVDDPKVVETFFHTLQSHFLEVFHPYLITTRCYRKQS; translated from the coding sequence ATGGTAAGCTCTACCACGCCTTATTTCTTAAGTGGCCTTTTAGAAAATTCATTTAACTTCAAGCATCATCTACAAGATTTTTTACATTTAGATCCCGAAACTGTAGAGACAAAGTTAGCAGCAGAAAAAGAAGAAATAAAAAGCTTAGGACACAAAGATTTTAATTGGCAAGAAGCAAGTGCTTTCTATCGTGATAAGGTAGGAGAACTTTACTTATTTGAATTGGGGGCTTGGCATCTGTCAAGTCATGAGTATATTGGAGATATGTTGCGCTTGATTGCAGATTCTGCCCAAGGTCGAGTATTAGATTTTGGTGGTGGAATAGGAACTCATGCCCTTGGTGCTGCTCTTTGCCCACAAGTCGAGCAAGTAATCTATTATGATATTAATCCGATAAATCGTGATTTTGTTCAGTATCGAGCTGAGAAAATGGGACTGGACAAAAAAATAGTTTTCGCTCTTGAAATGCCTGAAAAAGAGAAGTTTGATACGATTTTATGCTTTGATGTTTTAGAGCATTTGTTAGATCCTAGCCAGCAGTTATTGCAATTTTATCAAGCTTTGAAATCTGATGGTAAGATGATAGTGAATTGGTATTTCTTTAAAGGTTTTAATCAAGAATACCCTTTTCATGTAGATGATCCTAAAGTAGTAGAAACATTTTTCCATACACTTCAGAGTCACTTCTTAGAGGTTTTTCACCCTTACCTCATTACAACTCGCTGCTACCGTAAGCAGAGTTGA
- a CDS encoding TylF/MycF/NovP-related O-methyltransferase has protein sequence MDIFNTLYKGIVFNGMIQVDNYEHWDGCQKALHNFECLRVEQFNVHRIDYMAVWFKKGEMIDTQ, from the coding sequence ATGGATATCTTCAATACCCTTTATAAGGGTATTGTTTTTAATGGCATGATTCAAGTAGATAACTACGAGCATTGGGATGGTTGTCAAAAAGCCTTACATAATTTTGAGTGTTTGAGAGTGGAGCAATTTAATGTTCATAGAATTGACTACATGGCGGTGTGGTTTAAAAAGGGTGAAATGATAGATACCCAATAA
- a CDS encoding ABC transporter substrate-binding protein: MKVTLFQSKIQKLSRQLTNSTWRLSLMGIILSIFFLFLYGCQGTVQKNDGVIHLSLWQSINPPTNRYVFNKLVAKFNQTHTDVQVESIFIGQPQLPKILTAVVGNAPPDILSFDPQLTGQFMQLGAIRPLEEWLDKLPLKSEISSNLWEELKLDDHLWSIPLYTSNLGIFYRPKLFQAAGIMQIPKTWEELREVAKKLTIDRNGDNRPEQYGMLLPLGKEEWTVFSWFPFLLSTGGEIVTNNRPNLTNVGAIAALQFWQDILKDGSATLSSPERGYEEDAFISGRVAMQITGPWTYIMKSNVDFNVFPIPANVKPATVTATGNMYLMKTTPEREQAALKFLEYVLSEEFQTEWSIGTGFLPVNIKSAQSQAYQEFIQQKPVLKIFIDQMSVSGSRPIIPGYSRLSDSLGRAIEATMLGASPETALKQAQANLDSIWDSLQSR; the protein is encoded by the coding sequence ATGAAAGTTACTCTTTTCCAATCCAAAATTCAAAAACTTTCCCGCCAGTTGACCAATTCTACTTGGCGGCTTTCGCTGATGGGAATTATTCTGAGTATATTTTTCTTATTCTTATATGGTTGTCAGGGGACAGTCCAGAAGAATGACGGAGTAATTCACCTAAGTTTATGGCAATCAATCAATCCCCCTACTAATCGGTATGTGTTTAACAAACTAGTAGCTAAATTTAATCAGACTCATACTGATGTTCAGGTAGAATCTATCTTTATAGGCCAACCCCAATTGCCAAAAATATTAACAGCAGTTGTGGGCAATGCGCCTCCAGATATTCTGTCATTCGATCCTCAATTGACGGGTCAGTTTATGCAACTAGGAGCAATTCGACCTTTAGAAGAATGGCTGGACAAATTGCCTTTGAAGTCGGAAATTAGCTCCAACCTATGGGAGGAATTAAAATTAGACGATCATCTTTGGTCAATACCACTTTACACGAGCAATCTAGGCATTTTTTATCGACCTAAACTTTTCCAAGCTGCGGGAATTATGCAAATTCCTAAGACTTGGGAAGAGTTGAGGGAAGTTGCCAAAAAGTTGACTATAGACCGCAATGGCGATAATCGACCTGAACAATACGGAATGTTGCTGCCTTTAGGAAAAGAAGAATGGACTGTATTTAGTTGGTTTCCTTTTTTGTTGAGTACTGGTGGAGAGATTGTAACAAATAACCGCCCAAATCTAACGAACGTCGGTGCGATCGCAGCCTTACAATTTTGGCAGGATATATTAAAAGATGGTTCAGCAACCCTTTCTTCCCCAGAGCGAGGTTATGAAGAAGACGCTTTTATTTCAGGTCGCGTTGCAATGCAGATCACAGGCCCTTGGACTTATATCATGAAGTCTAATGTTGACTTTAACGTATTCCCTATACCTGCAAATGTGAAACCTGCTACAGTGACAGCCACTGGAAATATGTATTTGATGAAGACAACACCAGAAAGGGAGCAAGCCGCACTCAAATTTTTAGAGTATGTTTTAAGTGAAGAATTCCAAACAGAATGGAGTATAGGGACGGGTTTTTTACCAGTTAACATTAAGTCTGCCCAAAGTCAGGCTTATCAAGAATTTATCCAGCAAAAACCTGTCTTGAAAATCTTTATTGACCAAATGTCTGTATCAGGTTCTCGACCAATCATTCCTGGCTATAGTCGTTTGTCTGACAGTTTAGGTCGAGCCATCGAAGCCACCATGCTAGGCGCATCTCCAGAAACCGCACTCAAACAAGCTCAAGCAAACCTTGATTCAATTTGGGATTCCCTACAATCTAGATAA
- the hemE gene encoding uroporphyrinogen decarboxylase — protein MGVYSTTPHLLRAARGEVVDRPPVWMMRQAGRYMKAYRDLREKYPSFRDRSEIPEVAIEVSLQPWRAFQPDGVILFSDIVTPLPGLGIDMDIAEGKGPIIHSPLRTQEQIDALHPLEPETALPFIKTILQALRSEVGDKSTVLGFVGAPWTLAAYAVEGKGSKTYSIIKNMAFSDPTILHQLLAKLADAIAIYARYQIDCGAQVVQMFDSWAGQLSPQDYDTFALPYQKRVFQQVKQTHPDTPLILLVSGSAGVLERMAQSGADIVSVDWAVDMADARARLGKQVKVQGNLDPGVLFGSKEFIRDRILDTVRKAGNWGHILNLGHGVLPETPEENVAFFFETAKELNLAGVKG, from the coding sequence ATGGGTGTTTATTCAACGACTCCTCATCTGTTACGGGCTGCTCGTGGTGAAGTAGTAGATCGTCCCCCTGTATGGATGATGCGACAAGCGGGACGATATATGAAAGCATATCGAGACTTAAGAGAAAAGTATCCTTCGTTTCGCGATCGCTCCGAAATTCCAGAAGTAGCAATTGAAGTTTCCTTGCAACCCTGGAGAGCTTTCCAACCAGACGGAGTAATTTTATTTTCTGATATTGTCACCCCATTACCTGGTTTGGGCATTGACATGGATATTGCCGAAGGTAAAGGGCCAATCATTCACTCGCCCCTCCGCACTCAAGAACAAATCGATGCTCTGCATCCTTTAGAACCAGAAACAGCTCTACCATTTATCAAGACAATTTTACAAGCGTTGCGTTCGGAAGTAGGCGATAAATCAACGGTGTTGGGCTTTGTGGGTGCGCCGTGGACGTTAGCAGCTTATGCAGTTGAAGGAAAAGGTTCCAAAACCTATTCCATCATCAAAAACATGGCATTTTCAGATCCGACGATATTGCATCAATTGTTAGCTAAATTAGCAGATGCGATCGCCATCTATGCCCGCTATCAAATTGACTGTGGTGCCCAAGTTGTGCAAATGTTCGATTCTTGGGCGGGTCAATTGAGTCCTCAAGATTATGACACCTTTGCTCTCCCCTATCAGAAGCGAGTTTTCCAGCAAGTCAAGCAAACCCACCCCGATACACCTTTGATTTTGCTAGTTAGCGGTAGTGCAGGTGTGTTGGAAAGAATGGCACAATCTGGCGCTGATATTGTCAGTGTAGATTGGGCAGTGGATATGGCAGACGCACGAGCCAGATTGGGTAAGCAAGTCAAAGTTCAAGGAAATCTTGACCCAGGTGTGCTATTTGGCTCTAAAGAGTTTATCCGCGATCGCATTCTTGATACCGTTCGCAAAGCTGGTAATTGGGGTCACATTCTCAATCTCGGTCATGGTGTCTTACCAGAAACTCCAGAAGAAAATGTCGCTTTCTTCTTTGAAACAGCAAAGGAACTGAATCTTGCGGGAGTTAAGGGTTAG
- a CDS encoding NAD-dependent epimerase/dehydratase family protein — MSQKRILVTGASGCIGHYLTEALIQETDHELYLLVRNPSKLQVDTKARSGINVLQGDMQNIRQLADLLFTIDTAVLTATAWGGDETFDINVVKTIELMELLDPERCQQVIYFSTASVLDRYNQPLKEAGEIGTDYIRSKYDCLHKKEKLAIAPKITTVFPTLVLGGDANKPYSAVTSGITEVTKYINLIRFLEADGSFHFIHGRDIATVVRYLIDHPAKNYQPRRLVLGQAPLTANQAVKQVCAYLGKKIYFRIPISLALANLIIILFRIQMAAWDRFCMSYRHFTYEKFINPDSLGLPNYCATMSDVLKISGVKRA; from the coding sequence ATGAGCCAGAAACGGATTTTAGTGACTGGTGCAAGTGGTTGTATAGGTCATTATTTAACAGAAGCCTTAATTCAGGAAACAGATCACGAACTGTATCTACTAGTTAGGAACCCAAGCAAACTGCAAGTTGATACTAAGGCCCGTTCAGGCATCAACGTTTTGCAAGGTGATATGCAAAATATTCGCCAGCTTGCCGATTTACTATTCACAATTGATACGGCAGTACTCACAGCCACAGCTTGGGGTGGTGATGAGACATTTGATATTAATGTCGTCAAGACTATAGAGTTGATGGAACTGCTAGATCCAGAACGTTGCCAACAGGTTATTTATTTCTCGACAGCTAGCGTTTTGGATCGGTACAATCAACCATTAAAAGAAGCAGGGGAAATTGGTACAGATTACATCCGTTCCAAATATGACTGCTTACATAAAAAAGAGAAATTAGCGATCGCACCCAAAATTACCACAGTATTTCCTACTTTAGTATTGGGTGGTGATGCGAATAAACCTTATTCTGCTGTCACATCTGGTATTACAGAAGTGACGAAATATATCAATTTGATTCGCTTTCTAGAAGCAGATGGCAGTTTTCACTTTATCCACGGACGAGATATTGCCACAGTAGTGCGATATTTAATTGATCATCCTGCCAAAAATTATCAACCACGTCGGCTTGTTTTAGGTCAAGCACCATTAACTGCTAATCAAGCAGTGAAACAAGTTTGTGCTTATCTGGGCAAAAAGATTTACTTTCGCATTCCCATATCTTTAGCATTAGCTAATTTGATTATTATTCTGTTCCGCATTCAGATGGCCGCTTGGGATCGATTTTGTATGAGCTATCGGCATTTCACATACGAAAAATTTATCAATCCTGATAGTTTAGGCTTGCCAAATTATTGTGCAACTATGAGTGATGTTTTAAAAATTAGTGGCGTTAAACGTGCATGA